The following proteins come from a genomic window of Drosophila sulfurigaster albostrigata strain 15112-1811.04 chromosome X, ASM2355843v2, whole genome shotgun sequence:
- the LOC133848133 gene encoding pre-mRNA-splicing factor 38B isoform X1 gives MDEEYSAASSVGGGGKKAGVGGKQHNTLPFWGNETSMNLNPLILANIQSSSYFKVHLFKLKTYHEVVDEIYYQVKHMEPWERGSRKTSGQTGMCGGVRGVGAGGIVSTAYCLLYKLYTLRLTRKQVNGLLNHTDSAYIRALGFMYLRYTQPPGDLYDWYEDYLQDEEEIDVKAGGGQVQTIGQMVYQFMTKLDWFSTLFPRIPVPIQKQIEKKIEQYCREQGITVNQLSTGRGAAAAATTATPNTMTASVGTSCDDYDGGRGGGPAHANSRQGGGGGGGSGGYPPANYRNDHDDRDYYAAQASGSSYGRSRGYDDYPPPPPMSSMLPYGSSDRDKDYGGERGTERAERGERGGERSERRRSSKHKKKHKHRQYSRSRSRSPSKSRSSRSDSRGRHRHDRKRDERSSRHRHNDHYDERERERERDRDRDRDRERERERERRYR, from the exons ATGGACGAAG AATATTCGGCAGCGTCTTCGGTCGGTGGCGGCGGAAAAAAAGCTGGCGTGGGTGGCAAACAGCACAATACACTGCCATTCTGGGGCAATGAGACGTCCATGAACCTGAATCCCCTCATTCTCGCTAACATACAGAGTTCCAGCTACTTCAAAG TGCATCTTTTCAAGCTGAAAACCTATCATGAGGTGGTCGACGAGATCTACTACCAGGTGAAGCATATGGAGCCATGGGAGCGGGGGTCACGCAAAACATCCGGCCAAACAGGAATGTGCGGCGGT GTGCGTGGCGTTGGCGCCGGCGGCATCGTGTCCACCGCCTACTGTTTGCTCTACAAGCTGTATACGCTGCGGCTGACGAGAAAGCAAGTGAATGGACTGCTCAACCACACAGACTCGGCCTACATACGGGCACTAG GATTTATGTACTTACGTTACACACAGCCGCCGGGCGATTTATATGACTGGTATGAGGATTATCTGCAGGACGAGGAGGAGATTGATGTGAAGGCGGGCGGCGGCCAG GTGCAAACCATTGGCCAAATGGTGTATCAGTTCATGACAAAGCTGGATTGGTTCTCCACACTGTTCCCGCGGATACCGGTGCCCATTCAGAAGCAGATCGAGAAGAAGATTGAACAATATTGCCGCGAGCAGGGCATCACGGTCAATCAGCTGAGCACGGGACGAGGCGCAGCAGCTGCGGCCACAACGGCGACGCCCAACACAATGACAGCCTCTGTGGGCACCAGCTGTGATGACTACGACGGTGGACGAGGCGGTGGCCCAGCGCATGCCAACTCCCGCCaaggaggcggaggaggaggaggtagCGGCGGTTATCCGCCGGCAAACTATCGCAACGATCATGATGATCGCGACTACTATGCAGCGCAGGCTTCGGGTTCGTCCTATGGACGCAGTCGTGGCTATGACGATTACCCACCGCCGCCGCCCATGTCATCGATGCTGCCATACGGCAGTTCAGATCGCGACAAAGATTATGGCGGTGAGCGTGGCACGGAGCGGGCCGAGCGTGGAGAGCGCGGCGGTGAACGCAGCGAGCGACGTCGCAGCAGTAAGCACAAGAAGAAACATAAGCACAGGCAATACTCGCGCAGCCGGAGTCGCAGTCCCAGCAAAAGTCGCAGTAGTCGCAGCGATAGTCGTGGTCGCCATCGGCACGATCGAAAGCGGGACGAGAGGAGCAGCAGACATCGGCACAACGATCACTACGACGAGCGGGAACGGGAAAGGGAGCGAGACCGTGATCGTGATCgtgacagagaaagagagagggagagagagcgacgcTATCGATGA
- the LOC133848133 gene encoding pre-mRNA-splicing factor 38B isoform X2 — protein MYLRYTQPPGDLYDWYEDYLQDEEEIDVKAGGGQVQTIGQMVYQFMTKLDWFSTLFPRIPVPIQKQIEKKIEQYCREQGITVNQLSTGRGAAAAATTATPNTMTASVGTSCDDYDGGRGGGPAHANSRQGGGGGGGSGGYPPANYRNDHDDRDYYAAQASGSSYGRSRGYDDYPPPPPMSSMLPYGSSDRDKDYGGERGTERAERGERGGERSERRRSSKHKKKHKHRQYSRSRSRSPSKSRSSRSDSRGRHRHDRKRDERSSRHRHNDHYDERERERERDRDRDRDRERERERERRYR, from the exons ATGTACTTACGTTACACACAGCCGCCGGGCGATTTATATGACTGGTATGAGGATTATCTGCAGGACGAGGAGGAGATTGATGTGAAGGCGGGCGGCGGCCAG GTGCAAACCATTGGCCAAATGGTGTATCAGTTCATGACAAAGCTGGATTGGTTCTCCACACTGTTCCCGCGGATACCGGTGCCCATTCAGAAGCAGATCGAGAAGAAGATTGAACAATATTGCCGCGAGCAGGGCATCACGGTCAATCAGCTGAGCACGGGACGAGGCGCAGCAGCTGCGGCCACAACGGCGACGCCCAACACAATGACAGCCTCTGTGGGCACCAGCTGTGATGACTACGACGGTGGACGAGGCGGTGGCCCAGCGCATGCCAACTCCCGCCaaggaggcggaggaggaggaggtagCGGCGGTTATCCGCCGGCAAACTATCGCAACGATCATGATGATCGCGACTACTATGCAGCGCAGGCTTCGGGTTCGTCCTATGGACGCAGTCGTGGCTATGACGATTACCCACCGCCGCCGCCCATGTCATCGATGCTGCCATACGGCAGTTCAGATCGCGACAAAGATTATGGCGGTGAGCGTGGCACGGAGCGGGCCGAGCGTGGAGAGCGCGGCGGTGAACGCAGCGAGCGACGTCGCAGCAGTAAGCACAAGAAGAAACATAAGCACAGGCAATACTCGCGCAGCCGGAGTCGCAGTCCCAGCAAAAGTCGCAGTAGTCGCAGCGATAGTCGTGGTCGCCATCGGCACGATCGAAAGCGGGACGAGAGGAGCAGCAGACATCGGCACAACGATCACTACGACGAGCGGGAACGGGAAAGGGAGCGAGACCGTGATCGTGATCgtgacagagaaagagagagggagagagagcgacgcTATCGATGA
- the LOC133848133 gene encoding pre-mRNA-splicing factor 38B isoform X3 — MVYQFMTKLDWFSTLFPRIPVPIQKQIEKKIEQYCREQGITVNQLSTGRGAAAAATTATPNTMTASVGTSCDDYDGGRGGGPAHANSRQGGGGGGGSGGYPPANYRNDHDDRDYYAAQASGSSYGRSRGYDDYPPPPPMSSMLPYGSSDRDKDYGGERGTERAERGERGGERSERRRSSKHKKKHKHRQYSRSRSRSPSKSRSSRSDSRGRHRHDRKRDERSSRHRHNDHYDERERERERDRDRDRDRERERERERRYR; from the coding sequence ATGGTGTATCAGTTCATGACAAAGCTGGATTGGTTCTCCACACTGTTCCCGCGGATACCGGTGCCCATTCAGAAGCAGATCGAGAAGAAGATTGAACAATATTGCCGCGAGCAGGGCATCACGGTCAATCAGCTGAGCACGGGACGAGGCGCAGCAGCTGCGGCCACAACGGCGACGCCCAACACAATGACAGCCTCTGTGGGCACCAGCTGTGATGACTACGACGGTGGACGAGGCGGTGGCCCAGCGCATGCCAACTCCCGCCaaggaggcggaggaggaggaggtagCGGCGGTTATCCGCCGGCAAACTATCGCAACGATCATGATGATCGCGACTACTATGCAGCGCAGGCTTCGGGTTCGTCCTATGGACGCAGTCGTGGCTATGACGATTACCCACCGCCGCCGCCCATGTCATCGATGCTGCCATACGGCAGTTCAGATCGCGACAAAGATTATGGCGGTGAGCGTGGCACGGAGCGGGCCGAGCGTGGAGAGCGCGGCGGTGAACGCAGCGAGCGACGTCGCAGCAGTAAGCACAAGAAGAAACATAAGCACAGGCAATACTCGCGCAGCCGGAGTCGCAGTCCCAGCAAAAGTCGCAGTAGTCGCAGCGATAGTCGTGGTCGCCATCGGCACGATCGAAAGCGGGACGAGAGGAGCAGCAGACATCGGCACAACGATCACTACGACGAGCGGGAACGGGAAAGGGAGCGAGACCGTGATCGTGATCgtgacagagaaagagagagggagagagagcgacgcTATCGATGA
- the LOC133848133 gene encoding pre-mRNA-splicing factor 38B isoform X4 gives MDEEYSAASSVGGGGKKAGVGGKQHNTLPFWGNETSMNLNPLILANIQSSSYFKVHLFKLKTYHEVVDEIYYQVKHMEPWERGSRKTSGQTGMCGGVRGVGAGGIVSTAYCLLYKLYTLRLTRKQVNGLLNHTDSAYIRALGFMYLRYTQPPGDLYDWYEDYLQDEEEIDVKAGGGQVSQLCKPLAKWCISS, from the exons ATGGACGAAG AATATTCGGCAGCGTCTTCGGTCGGTGGCGGCGGAAAAAAAGCTGGCGTGGGTGGCAAACAGCACAATACACTGCCATTCTGGGGCAATGAGACGTCCATGAACCTGAATCCCCTCATTCTCGCTAACATACAGAGTTCCAGCTACTTCAAAG TGCATCTTTTCAAGCTGAAAACCTATCATGAGGTGGTCGACGAGATCTACTACCAGGTGAAGCATATGGAGCCATGGGAGCGGGGGTCACGCAAAACATCCGGCCAAACAGGAATGTGCGGCGGT GTGCGTGGCGTTGGCGCCGGCGGCATCGTGTCCACCGCCTACTGTTTGCTCTACAAGCTGTATACGCTGCGGCTGACGAGAAAGCAAGTGAATGGACTGCTCAACCACACAGACTCGGCCTACATACGGGCACTAG GATTTATGTACTTACGTTACACACAGCCGCCGGGCGATTTATATGACTGGTATGAGGATTATCTGCAGGACGAGGAGGAGATTGATGTGAAGGCGGGCGGCGGCCAGGTGAGTCAACT GTGCAAACCATTGGCCAAATGGTGTATCAGTTCATGA